In Fusobacterium canifelinum, a genomic segment contains:
- the rplK gene encoding 50S ribosomal protein L11, protein MAKEVIQIIKLQLPAGKANPAPPVGPALGQHGVNIMEFCKAFNAKTQDKAGWIIPVEISVYSDRSFTFILKTPPASDLLKKAAGITSGAKNSKKEVAGKITTAKLKELAETKMPDLNASSVETAMKIIAGSARSMGIKIED, encoded by the coding sequence ATGGCAAAAGAAGTAATTCAAATAATAAAACTACAATTACCAGCAGGTAAAGCAAACCCTGCTCCACCAGTTGGACCAGCACTAGGACAACATGGTGTAAATATAATGGAATTTTGTAAGGCGTTTAATGCTAAAACTCAAGATAAGGCTGGATGGATAATTCCTGTTGAAATTTCTGTTTATAGTGACAGATCTTTCACATTTATATTAAAAACTCCACCTGCATCAGATTTATTAAAGAAAGCTGCTGGAATAACATCTGGAGCTAAAAATTCTAAAAAAGAAGTTGCAGGAAAAATTACTACTGCAAAGTTAAAAGAACTAGCTGAAACTAAAATGCCTGACTTAAATGCTTCATCTGTTGAAACAGCTATGAAGATAATTGCAGGATCAGCAAGATCTATGGGAATAAAAATAGAAGACTAA
- the rpmG gene encoding 50S ribosomal protein L33 — protein sequence MRVQVILECTETKLRHYTTTKNKKTHPERLEMMKYNPVLKRHTLYKETKK from the coding sequence ATGAGAGTACAAGTAATATTAGAATGTACAGAAACAAAGTTAAGACACTATACTACAACAAAAAACAAAAAGACTCATCCAGAAAGATTAGAAATGATGAAGTATAATCCAGTACTAAAAAGACATACTTTGTATAAAGAAACAAAGAAGTAG
- the secE gene encoding preprotein translocase subunit SecE, protein MNLFQKVKMEYSKVEWPSRTEVIHSTIWVVTMTVIVSIYLGVFDILAVRALNFLEALI, encoded by the coding sequence ATGAATTTATTTCAAAAGGTTAAAATGGAATACTCAAAAGTTGAATGGCCTTCAAGAACAGAAGTTATTCATTCTACTATATGGGTTGTAACTATGACTGTTATAGTATCTATCTATCTTGGTGTCTTTGATATTCTTGCAGTGAGAGCCTTAAACTTTTTGGAGGCATTAATATGA
- the rplA gene encoding 50S ribosomal protein L1 yields MAKHRGKKYLEVAKLVETGKLYDIREALELVQKTKTAKFVETVEVALRLGVDPRHADQQIRGTVVLPHGTGKTVKILAITSGENIEKALAAGADYAGAEEYINQIQQGWLDFDLVIATPDMMPKIGRLGKILGTKGLMPNPKSGTVTPDIAAAVSEFKKGKLAFRVDKLGSIHAPIGKVDFDLDKIEENFKAFMDQIIRLKPASSKGQYLRTVAVSLTMGPGVKMDPAIVGKIVG; encoded by the coding sequence ATGGCAAAACATAGAGGAAAAAAATATTTAGAAGTAGCTAAATTAGTTGAAACAGGAAAACTTTATGATATAAGAGAAGCACTAGAATTAGTTCAAAAGACTAAAACTGCAAAATTTGTTGAAACTGTTGAAGTAGCATTAAGACTTGGAGTAGACCCAAGACATGCTGACCAACAAATCAGAGGAACAGTTGTGTTACCTCATGGAACAGGTAAAACTGTAAAAATATTAGCAATCACTTCTGGTGAAAATATAGAAAAAGCATTAGCTGCAGGAGCAGATTATGCAGGAGCAGAAGAATATATCAACCAAATTCAACAAGGTTGGTTAGACTTTGATTTAGTAATTGCTACACCTGACATGATGCCTAAAATCGGAAGATTAGGTAAAATATTAGGAACTAAAGGTTTAATGCCTAACCCTAAATCAGGAACTGTAACACCTGATATAGCAGCAGCAGTATCTGAATTTAAAAAAGGTAAATTAGCCTTCAGAGTAGATAAATTAGGATCTATTCATGCACCAATTGGAAAAGTTGATTTTGATTTAGATAAAATTGAAGAAAACTTCAAAGCATTTATGGATCAAATTATCAGATTAAAACCAGCTTCATCTAAAGGGCAATACCTAAGAACAGTTGCTGTATCATTAACTATGGGACCAGGAGTAAAAATGGATCCTGCCATAGTTGGAAAAATTGTTGGATAA
- the rplJ gene encoding 50S ribosomal protein L10 translates to MATQVKKELVAELVEKIKKAQSVVFVDYQGIKVNEETSLRKQMRENGAEYLVAKNRLFKIALKESGVEDSFDEILEGTTAFAFGYNDPVAPAKAVFDLAKTKAKAKQDVFKIKGGYLTGKKVSVKEVEELAKLPSREQLLSMLLNSMLGPIRKLAYATVAIADKKEGSAE, encoded by the coding sequence ATGGCAACTCAAGTTAAAAAAGAACTTGTAGCAGAATTAGTTGAAAAAATTAAAAAAGCTCAATCAGTTGTTTTTGTTGATTATCAAGGTATTAAGGTTAATGAAGAAACTTCATTAAGAAAACAAATGAGAGAAAATGGAGCAGAATATTTAGTAGCTAAAAATAGACTATTTAAAATAGCTCTTAAAGAATCTGGTGTTGAAGATAGCTTTGATGAAATATTAGAAGGAACAACAGCATTTGCTTTTGGATACAATGATCCAGTAGCACCTGCAAAAGCAGTATTTGATTTAGCTAAAACAAAAGCTAAAGCAAAACAAGATGTATTTAAAATTAAAGGTGGTTACTTAACTGGAAAGAAAGTAAGTGTAAAAGAAGTTGAAGAATTAGCAAAATTACCTTCAAGAGAACAATTACTATCTATGTTACTAAACTCTATGTTAGGACCAATCAGAAAACTTGCTTATGCAACTGTTGCAATAGCAGACAAAAAAGAAGGATCTGCTGAATAA
- the nusG gene encoding transcription termination/antitermination protein NusG, with product MSVENVRKWFMIHTYSGYEKKVKTDLEQKMETLGFREVVTNILVPEEELTEIVRGKPKKVYRKLFPAYVMLEMEATREENENGISYKVDPRVWYEVRNTNGVTGFVGVGSDPIPMEEEEVKNIFNIIGVKTPRETIKIDFAEGDFVKILKGSFKDQEGQVAEIDNEHGRVKVMVDIFGRMTPVEIEVDGVLKV from the coding sequence ATGAGCGTAGAAAATGTCAGAAAATGGTTTATGATTCATACTTATTCTGGATATGAAAAAAAGGTAAAAACAGACCTTGAACAAAAAATGGAAACATTAGGTTTTAGAGAAGTTGTAACTAACATATTGGTTCCAGAAGAAGAGTTAACAGAAATTGTTAGAGGAAAACCTAAAAAAGTTTACAGAAAACTTTTCCCAGCATATGTTATGCTTGAAATGGAAGCTACAAGAGAAGAAAATGAAAATGGTATAAGTTATAAAGTAGATCCTCGTGTATGGTATGAAGTTAGAAATACTAATGGGGTTACTGGATTTGTAGGAGTTGGTTCTGACCCTATTCCTATGGAAGAAGAAGAAGTAAAAAATATATTCAATATAATAGGTGTAAAGACACCTAGAGAAACTATAAAAATTGACTTTGCTGAAGGAGATTTTGTAAAAATCTTAAAAGGTTCATTCAAAGATCAAGAAGGGCAAGTTGCTGAAATTGACAATGAACATGGCAGAGTTAAAGTAATGGTTGATATTTTTGGAAGAATGACACCAGTTGAAATTGAAGTAGATGGTGTTTTGAAAGTGTAG